Part of the Scyliorhinus torazame isolate Kashiwa2021f chromosome 20, sScyTor2.1, whole genome shotgun sequence genome, TTGCTCTGCACCAATAGGCTGCCGCGCTTCCTTCATCATAACAGTCTCTCCGCCCTTTAAGGCCCAAAATCAAGGTGTGAATCTATCCGGTCTTCTCTCCCGCAGGCACGCAGTGGTCCACTCACCTCCTGGGGAAGCAGTGAGCAGCTGTGAGGACCCAGCACGATCCGATCAGGCTCCCTCCGCACAGGAAGCTGTAATCCTTCGACCGCCGATGATAGAGGAAAATGGCCGCCTGCCAGGGGTGGGAGGTGATGTGGGTGCCGGCCCCGCCCAGGATCCGGTACTGCTCCGCTCTGGGTTCCCTCTTCCCACAGATCCCTGATTCCAGACACGGGCAAAACAGGAATCAATCAAGCAAATGATTTGACCATTTCACCTCAAATTTATAAGTGGGCCTTATCTCGCAATGCAGACAACGTAACCCCCCCCCCATGTGCGTCTGCGTTTATGTGTACATGTGTCTAAGTGTGCGTATATCTGTGATAGCATTCGGGCATGTGTAAGTATCCacatggaattctctggccgtttaacctttattattgtcacaagtaggcttacattaacactgcaatgaagttactgtgaaaatcccctcgtcgccacattccggcgcctgttcggtacacagagggagaattcagaatgtccaattcacctaacagcacatctttggactgtgggaggaaaccggagcacccggaggaaacccacgcaggcacggggagaacgtgcagactccgcgcagacagtgacccaagccgggaatcgaacccgggaccctggagctgtgaggcaacagtgctaaccactacagtttgttggcggtgggatcttctgtaTCCGCCAGTAGTGCACCCCTGCCCGCGGGCTTCGTGGTGGCGTGGGATGGCATTAATGGCAACTCCCATTGGCAGGAGcgagggcagagaatcccgccggcagtgagCAGCGCGCCGCCTCCCCCAGCCGAGCAACCCACGTGTTTGAGAGTGCACGTGTCGGCGTGTCTGTCTAACTACATCTGAGGGAGTATGGGCGGGGCTGCGCTGGTGTGTACCTGACAGGGAGTGTGTGCCTCTACACATGTTCCTGTATGTGAGCCCGTGAGCGGAAGTGTGTGGGTACGCACCAGTGTGCACAGTAAGcttggggttggggtgaaatccGTACCTGACGAAACACATTGCTCAACGTTGCAATATTCCCAACCGACTCTTCCTCCTTTCCTGATGTGGCACCAAGGTTTGGAATCTCTATCCGGATTCCTGGAATGGCGGAAACAACAGAAGGCTGTTAGTGAGCGTCGGTGAACGGACACAGTGATAATGGTGAGCGGCGGCGAATAGGCAGGGTTTGATCGCGCTCTCAGGGTTATACCTGCAGTAGCTGTGGCTGCTCAGTCCCAGGTGATGGGCATTGTGCACCCAAGCATTGCTCAGTGTGTTGCGAACCGCCTCAGAGTCCCAGTTGAGGCAGTGGCTCCCCGACTTCGAGTAGCTTCTGGTGCCTCGATAATCCGCCCCATTTTTGGTGTAACACTCGGACCTGGGAGCTGCGGGCAAACAGAAAGCTGGTTAACCGGCAGTCTCTTGCTGCACGGGCTCCCGTACAGATCGCCGCAGGTCACGACCTCCGAGACGATCATCGTCGGAGGCAATGGCGGGTGGTCGGCAAGGCCTGGGGGACAATCGCTTTGAGAGgcacgacgagagagagagagagacttactCTTGGGGCAGGCGGGAATGGTACACTTGTCCCATGTTAGGATGTGGCCTTTGTAGATGTGGCACCAAGGTACTGTGTCATTGTCAGGATTCCTGCAAAAGAGAGAGAGCCCCCAGATTAACAGAGAGAAAAAGATCGGGGAGAATGCAGTCACATCGGGTGGGATTTTCCTTCAGGCCGCACCCGTTTTTGGgtgaggagccccccccccaccccgccggcagcaggattctccatcccgacagctggccaatggagtttcccattgtgggcaccccccacGCCCTCGGAAATCCgctggcgtgagtgcgctgccagcgaagcaaAGGATCCCGCCCACGGAGAATCCGGAATTTACGACCTCATCGCCTTACTTGCGCTGTGAGAGAATTCCCCCCCTTCCCATCAAGCCAATCTTGGAAACTCCGAGCCCCTAgatctcctacagtgcagaaggaggccattcggcccatcgggcctgcaccgaccacccgacctaggcccgaaccccagccctatctccataacctaacctgtacagctTTGGACAGCAAGGGGCAATTGTTCGTGGTGAAACCATCTAAtctaaacatctttggactgtgggaggaaaccggagcacccggaggaaacccacgcagacacggggggagaacgtgcagactccgcacacagtcacccaaggccgaaatcgaacccgtgtcccaggcgctgtgaggcagcagtgctaaccgccactCCACCGTGCTGGaggatactgagggagagctgcactgcctttCAGGTGCGAGGGGAAAGCCAGGCCCGCTCTGCCTGTTCGGATACAAGAGCTTCCCTGACACCACTGACAGAAGGAGGAGTTCTCTTCGGTCTTGCCAGACAATATTTATCGTCAATCAACATCGCCAAACTTAATACTACAAGCAATTTGCTTGTGTTTCCTCCATTACGACATGGACTAAATCATGCCACGAGGGTGTTGCATTGACCGATAAGGGTTGTGCAATGGCCGGAGGTTGTGAAAGGCTCGATTTTGAAGCAACCCTTTGCTTGTACCGTACCTGCAGTAATTGTGGTTCCCCAGCCCCACTTGCTGGGCGTCGGGCCTGTGGCCATTGTAGCGACTGCGGGACACGATGGTCAAGTTCCAGTTGAGGCATTTTTCGCCGGAGTGGGTGATGCTCCAGGTTCCTCGATAGCCGGTCCCTCGGCCCTGGTAACACTGCACGTTGGCGTCTGCAACGCAAGAGAGAGTAGGGGTGAGGAGGGTCAGAGTGGAGGGCGAGAGTGGGCGGGGTGCGTTGTGCGAAGAGCCGGTCGACGTCACTTACCGATCTCGCAAAGCTGCCCGCTGTACCCAGCTGGGCACTGGCACACATGGTTCTGAGAGTAAAGAGCTTGCCGACACTTCCCGCCGTTGTAGCACTTGTTCTGGGCGCAGTCTGTCGGGAAGGAAACACGCTACCGTCAGTCATGGTCACCCCCGCCTGGCACGCAACCGCTAACTGGACTGCCATTGGCAGGTGCCCTCTCCCTCGACCGTTAGTCGAACAAATCAGGGCTACACTCTTTTTGAGTTTAACACCCCAACCAGCTCCTGATCCCTACACTGAACCTTGTCGAGTTGTTTTTGGGGGTGGGCTTCAGAGAGTTGCTACTTTTGGGGGAGGTGAAGGTTGGAGACAGGGTGGGgaaggggtgtagagagtgggggggggggggtgactaggTCACTGGGCAGAGTAACTCGAGGGAAGGTGAGGGAAAGGTGGGGCACGCTTGAACGGACTGAATATTATTTGAACACCGTTTCGGATAAacgacaggagcaggccattcaacccaaccaGATCATGCTGTCCCATTCAAACCAACCCGCATCTTTTctcatccaaccccctccccctcatatGTTTATCCATTTCCCCGAACACATTCACACTATTCTCGTAAACCTGCGGTCGGAAGTTACAcaatctccccactctctgtggttaAGACCTCTCTTCTGAATGCCCGATCGGATTTCCCGATGACTATCTCATATCGACGGCCTCGAGTTAcgctcatcccccacacacacaaatcacacacaaacacacgcacgcacacacacgcaccacacacacacacgcaccacgcacgcaccacgcacacacaccacgcgcacgcacacacaccacgcgcacacacacaccacgcgcacacacacacaccacgcgcacacacacaccacgcGCACACACcacgcgcgcgcacacaccacgcgcgcgcacacaccacGTGCGCACACACACCACGTGCGCACAcaccacgcgcgcacacacacaccacgcgcacacacacacaccacgcgcacacacacacaccacgcgcacacacacaccacgcgcacacacacacaccacgcgcacacacacacagaacacgcgCACAcaccacatttacacacacacagaacacgcaCCTTGTACCGGTACACTGTGGCAGCGAATCTTCGAACGTTCGCAGCGGCAGTACTTGACCTGTCGCCCCGCGATCTTAAGCCACGCCTCACCCTGCAGATGGAAGTCGGATCCGGTCGAGCTCAAGCAAAACCCTGGACCGGTTCCCAAGGGAAAAAAAAAACGTGGAAAGTGAGCATTGAGCCACAGGCTGAGCTGTCAGCGCTCGCTGAGAGGCTCCAGGCATGATGGGGCCTGACCGACACGATGGCCACAGGCACACCTCAATACATCAGAGCCATGAACATTAAACAGGCCACAGTGCAAACAGCCGCACTTCTCTCACACATTTTAATGCAGCCACACATCCAAGCCCCTTTCTGAAAAGTGGTCATTCACCCTGTGCCACTAGTCAATGAGATTGAGGCGGATCTGGGACCTGACTCCAGAGATCTAGCATTCCCTCATTATCCCTTAAGACCTTTGGAAGACAAACATCTGTAAATCTCAGATTTAACTTAACAATTGTCCAAGCATTAATTACCATTTGCGTGCGAGCACCCTCAATTTCACAACCGAAAAATCTGCCTCTAATTAAAGGCTTTGTCTCTTACTCTGAGTcaaactgtcagtactgagggagtgccgcactgtcagagggtcagtactgagggagtgctgcactgtcagagggtcagtactgagggagtgctgcactgtcagagggtcagtactgagggagtgctgcactgtcagagggtcagtactgagggagtgccgcactgtcagagggtcagtactgagggagtgctgcactgtcagagggtcagtactgagggagtgccgcactgtcagagggtcagtactgagggagcgctgcactgtcagagggtcagtactgagggagtgctgcactgtcagagggtcagtactgagggagtgctgtactgtcagagggtcagtactgagggagcgccgcactgtcagagggtcagtctgagggagtgctgcactgtcagagggtcagtctgagggagtgctgcactgtcagagggtcagtactgagggagtgctgcactgtcagagggtcagtactgagggagcgctgcactgtcagagggtcagtactgagggagtgctgcactgtcagagggtcagtactgagggagtgctgcactgtcagaggttcagtactgagggagtgctgcactgtcagagggtcagtactgagggagtgctgcactgtcagagagtcagtactgagggagtgctgcactgtcagagggtcagtactgagggagcgctgaactgtcagagggtcagtactgagggagtgctgcactgtcagagggtcagtctgacggagtgctgcactgtcagagggtcagtactgagggagtgctgcactgtcagagggtcagtactgagggagcgctgcactgtcagagggtcagtactgagggagtgctgcactgtcagagggtcagtactgagggagtgctgcactgtcagaggttcagtactgagggagagctgcactgtcagagggtcagtactgagggagtgctgcactgtcagagggtcagtactgagggagtgctgcactgtcagagggtcagtactgagggagtgctgcactgtcagagggtcagtactgagggagtgctgcactgtcagagggtcagtactgagggagtgctgcactgtcagagggtcagtactgagggagtgctgcactgtcagagggtcagtactgagggagtgctgcactgtcagagggtcagtactgagggagtgctgcactgtcagagggtcagtactgagggagtgctgcactgtcagaggggcagtactgagggagtgctgcactgtcagagggtcagtactgagggagtgctgcactgtcagagggtcagtattgagggagtgctgcactgtcagagggtcagtactgagggagtgctgcactgtcagagagtcagtactgagggagagctgcactgtcagtgggtcagcactgagggagtgccgcactgtcggaggcgcaAAGATGTTAAAACAATAGCTAACTGCACTTCAGCAATTCAGACAGTTGTAAAGGATTAACTTCCCCCGGGGTCCTGACCGACATTCCTTCCACATGCCAACACCATCAAAACCCCCAATCGACTGATCCCGCCTCTCACTGCCGCTGGTGGGAACTGGCTCCGAGCAAAATGGTTCCCGGGCTCTGTCCACAACCACGCAACGCAGTTCAAAGTAACTGTGGCTTTACCCATCTGGGAGCTTTGACCAAACATCCAGGCATCACATGTGGAGTTTTACATGTGGGCAGCAGCAGTTCCCACAATGCACGGCTCCCAGGGGTCGAGCCGTGGAGGAGGCCTACTGGAGAACCTGCTCTGACAGCACAACACAGGATCGAGCCCAGAACACAACAACCGCGCCTGGCAACAAGCCTGGCTCCGCCCTGTCAACCAGGCCGCAACCGGGTGACAGCCTGAGATTCTGTTATCGGGGGAGGTTCAGCTCGGTCAGGGGCACATGCTAGGCAGCTGCGGCATAGCTAGACTCACAACAACAACTCTCACACTCACGCGCAAACAACACGGGCACCAGGGTTCAGTTACACGTgtacgggagtgggggggggggggaggcctctgTCCAGAGAGGAACTCACCTTGAGTGGATGGCAACCCATAGTTCCTCGTCCCCCGCTTAAATCGCAAGTGTCGAGGCTGAAACCAAAACCATCGATCAGAATCTtcttaatcttaattgtcacaagtaggcttacattgcaatgaggttactgcgaaaagcccctcgtcgccacactccggcgcctgttcggacacacagagggagaattcagaatgtccaattcacctaacagcacgtctctcggggcttgtgggaggaaaccggagcacccggaggaaacccacgcagacacgggggcggggggggggagaacgtgcagactccgcacggacagcgacccaagccgggaatcgaacccgggcccctggcgctgtgcagcgacagtgctaaccactgtgctaccgtaaggaGGCCcgtactggccctttgaaagagctcgCCAATTAGCCCCACTCTCCACTGCCATTTCCCCTTTCGGAGGTTACTGCTTCCAGCACTCTTTCAGGACAGCACAACCTAGACCTGTCGTGCACAAGTGGGATTGACAGATTAGTTCGATTCACCGAGAGGGAAGGAAGATTGCAAAGCTAATTGCAGCAAATGCTGGACTGTCTCAGCAGGTTTAGTCTGCCGAGGGAAATGCCCCTTCATCAATGCACAGGAGGAGTATACACTCCAACCAttcgcgcaacatcaagggccgaagggcctgtactgcgctgtaatgttctatgttctaacaaggaTTCAGGCTATGGTTGCCACATATGCACAATGATTGCTTTAAACAGAGTGTGAGGAAATGATACAGAATAGGGAACATGTATTGTTTTCACCAGCTCTGTATCTGACTCGGGACACCGTTCACCGGTTCCACTTCTCGTCCAGCTCACACCACGATCAGGCATGTTCAAACATACACTGGCTTGTCTGTTTCCAAAAGTCCCTCATgtctgagagggagacagcgagagggagagagagagagccagggacagacaCAGCGTGTGGGTGTGAGAGAAAGCATGAAGAAACTGAATAAAGAGCGAGGCAGATAAAGGAGCAGTAAGGGGGAGAGAGACGGTAAGAGGGGGAGAGGTGGTAAGAGGGAGAGACAGGTGgttagagtgggagagggagaggtggtTAGAGAGGTGgttagagggcgagagagagagaggtggttagagggtgagagagagagagatggtaagagggagagagagcgacggttagagagagagtacgaagtgggaagagggagagagagagagagagaaagagacagtaagAAGGGGTGTGAGacggtaagagggagagagaggtggtaagcgggagagagagagatgataagagggagagagaggtggtaagcgggagagagagagatgataagagggagagagaggtggtaagTGGGGAGATAATGTGAACAAAAATGGAtacatgggagtgagggagagagagagagagagagagagcggtgtaaGGAGTGGAGTCCCAAGCTGAGACACTTACCTCCGATGCCACCACAGGAGCGAGGAGCAGAGATATAACGGTCAGAGTTCCCAATGGATTCATATTCTTCCTTTCTCTTGGTCCTCAAATTTTCTGTCTGCAAAAGAAGAAGGTGCCGTGGTACGGTTTATTGTTTGCTGCTGGGCAGGTGGTGCGTTCCGCTGGTGCGCGCCACCTCGTAACAACTCACGGTGCCAAAGAAAAAAACCCACACCTCCGAGGCCTGCACTGGAACAATTCTGGCTCATTCTGCTTGCCCCTCCTGCTCGTGCaagcaatttctcctcaccgtacaaaagcaaagtactgccAGAAATAACTAAAAACCGTCtcgcagcgccagggccccgggttcgataccGACCTCGGGTCACAGTGCGCGGAGGTTGCACGCAATCCCCGTGTCTGCGATTCCCAGGGTCGTTTAGTTCcgaaacgttaactcggtttctctctccccagatgctgccaggcttTCTGAGTTGACCCAGCACTTTACTGACTTTAACTCTTCTTGTACTGTCAAAGATTTTTGACTCTTTGCTAAATCACCTTCTCCGTGGCTATTAATAGTGCCACGGAGCTTGCAGTCCTTCCGATATTAGTGCCTGTGACTTTGGGGCCTCAGATTGGGCGTGACGTGCTGGGTGATGGGAGGATTTATTTGGTGTCTGTGCTCTCGCCATTGTGGAGCCCACAGTCCCGTCTCACACAGCCCAGACAG contains:
- the plat gene encoding tissue-type plasminogen activator; its protein translation is MNPLGTLTVISLLLAPVVASEPRHLRFKRGTRNYGLPSTQGFCLSSTGSDFHLQGEAWLKIAGRQVKYCRCERSKIRCHSVPVQDCAQNKCYNGGKCRQALYSQNHVCQCPAGYSGQLCEIDANVQCYQGRGTGYRGTWSITHSGEKCLNWNLTIVSRSRYNGHRPDAQQVGLGNHNYCRNPDNDTVPWCHIYKGHILTWDKCTIPACPKTPRSECYTKNGADYRGTRSYSKSGSHCLNWDSEAVRNTLSNAWVHNAHHLGLSSHSYCRNPDRDSKPWCHIRKGGRVGWEYCNVEQCVSSGICGKREPRAEQYRILGGAGTHITSHPWQAAIFLYHRRSKDYSFLCGGSLIGSCWVLTAAHCFPRRFKPHEIKVIMGRTFRKEPSIDDQSLEVEDYFTHEKFDEDTYDHDIALIKLRSKVGQCAKMTRNVRSVCLPWEVQQPPDWTECEISGYGRQKEFSAFYSNRLKEGFVRLYPSNRCTSAHLMNRTVTGNMICAGDTRGKDDACKGDSGGPLVCMTKGHMSLHGIISWGIGCGKPGIPGVYTKVANYLAWIRQHIAQA